The Niallia alba genome includes a window with the following:
- a CDS encoding efflux RND transporter permease subunit: protein MKGLVNFVLGNKLAVWLLTIIITVSGIYSGTRMNMETIPNISIPYLTVMDVYPGATPEKVMEEVSMPIEKLVENLEDVKAVYSNSYSNMANVQLEYEYGTDMDEAKRALQSALDNITLPDGAQEPTITAISMNMMPVVALSVSSTEEDITELTSTVEEIILPKIEKIDGVASATITGQHIEEVDLTYDKEKMEQLDLTEDTVKDMIQASNLAVSLGLYEFEEGEQAVAIDGKFMTEKELKDMLIPVTPSEQNPSPFVKLSDIATIEVVGKVESVSRTNGEDAIAIQIVKGQQANTVDVVNSVKDLIKDEQKNIDGLVIDVSLDQGAPIEESVFTMIEKAVFGCLIAVLIILLFLRDFKSTIISIISIPVSIFMALMLLNWMDITLNIMTLGAITVAIGRVIDDSIVVVENIYRRLHLKEEKLTGRALIREATIEMFKPILSSTLVTVAVFAPLMFVGGMVGELFRPFALTMAFSLGASLLVAITIVPALSHFLFKKKLYGEKTESNHKDAGKLANWYKGILEKALNHKIITSLIAVVLLAGSVALTPLIGFSFLGSEEEKTMYITYTPETGELKDETLKNVTEVEEKMLERKDIDIVQLSINETADAQSAMMGMGSGGALMYLIFDEDMKNFPEVRDEIEDYITNIDQSGEWKTQDFTSMGMSTNEVSYTFYSEDLDKLNESVKKVEDILKENDGLEDVTTTAEDAYVEYTFKVNQDELLQYGLTAGQLLMMLSPDNTKDVLTTIEKDGEALDVIVQQEKSAQPKSIDEMLDMEIPTALGNTMPLSELVEVEEGTTLNTLSRSKGEYYATVSGKILGDDVSKVTNEVDKEIDKIDLPKGVTMGVAGVAADMNETFTQLGVAMIAAVAIVYFILVVTFREGVAPFSILFSLPFAVIGSFVGLYLSGQTISVSVMMGLLMLIGIVVTNAIVLVDRIIHMERDGMNMRDAILEAGSTRLRPILMTAIATIGALVPLAVGSGGSGLISKDLGITVIGGLISSTLLTLVIVPIVYEVLSKVFKKNRKDIDES from the coding sequence ATGAAAGGTTTAGTAAATTTTGTGTTAGGTAACAAGCTAGCGGTTTGGTTACTAACCATTATTATTACTGTATCAGGTATCTATTCTGGTACAAGAATGAATATGGAGACCATACCGAACATTTCGATTCCATACTTAACGGTAATGGATGTTTATCCGGGAGCAACACCGGAAAAGGTGATGGAAGAAGTATCCATGCCGATAGAAAAACTTGTGGAAAATCTAGAAGATGTGAAAGCTGTTTATTCGAATTCTTATTCGAACATGGCAAATGTTCAATTAGAATATGAATATGGTACAGATATGGATGAAGCAAAACGTGCTTTACAATCCGCTCTAGATAATATCACCTTGCCTGACGGCGCACAGGAACCTACAATCACAGCAATCAGTATGAATATGATGCCAGTTGTAGCGTTAAGTGTCAGCAGTACAGAAGAAGATATTACTGAATTAACATCAACTGTTGAAGAAATCATCCTTCCGAAGATTGAAAAGATTGATGGTGTTGCATCTGCAACGATTACCGGACAACATATCGAAGAAGTAGATTTAACATATGATAAGGAAAAAATGGAACAATTAGATTTAACAGAAGACACTGTTAAAGATATGATCCAAGCAAGTAATTTAGCTGTTTCTTTAGGACTTTATGAGTTTGAAGAAGGCGAACAGGCAGTTGCAATTGATGGTAAGTTTATGACAGAAAAAGAACTTAAAGATATGCTTATCCCTGTCACTCCTTCTGAACAAAATCCATCCCCATTTGTTAAACTTAGTGATATTGCCACAATCGAAGTGGTTGGGAAAGTTGAATCTGTTTCTCGTACAAATGGTGAAGATGCTATTGCCATCCAAATTGTCAAAGGTCAACAAGCAAACACTGTTGATGTTGTTAACAGTGTAAAAGATTTAATTAAAGATGAGCAAAAGAATATCGATGGATTAGTAATTGATGTTTCCCTAGACCAAGGGGCTCCAATTGAAGAATCTGTATTTACGATGATTGAAAAAGCGGTGTTTGGTTGTTTAATTGCCGTATTAATTATTTTACTATTCTTACGTGATTTTAAATCAACGATAATTTCCATTATTTCTATCCCAGTTTCTATTTTCATGGCATTAATGCTATTAAACTGGATGGATATTACGTTAAATATCATGACACTTGGTGCTATCACTGTTGCGATTGGCCGGGTTATCGATGACTCTATTGTTGTTGTTGAGAATATTTACCGACGCTTGCACCTGAAAGAAGAAAAATTAACCGGCCGTGCGCTAATTAGAGAAGCGACGATTGAAATGTTTAAACCAATCCTTTCTTCAACTTTAGTAACAGTTGCTGTATTCGCTCCATTAATGTTCGTTGGGGGAATGGTGGGAGAGCTATTCCGTCCTTTCGCATTAACAATGGCATTTTCACTTGGAGCATCACTACTTGTTGCGATTACAATTGTACCTGCTCTTTCTCATTTCTTATTTAAGAAAAAATTATATGGTGAGAAAACAGAAAGTAATCATAAAGATGCAGGTAAATTGGCAAATTGGTATAAAGGCATTCTTGAAAAAGCTCTTAACCATAAAATCATCACTTCCCTTATCGCTGTTGTTTTATTAGCCGGAAGTGTTGCTCTTACTCCGTTAATTGGCTTTAGCTTCTTAGGAAGTGAAGAAGAAAAAACAATGTATATCACCTATACACCAGAAACTGGTGAATTAAAGGATGAGACATTAAAGAACGTTACAGAAGTAGAAGAAAAAATGCTTGAACGCAAAGATATTGATATTGTTCAATTATCTATCAATGAGACAGCAGATGCACAAAGTGCGATGATGGGTATGGGATCTGGCGGTGCACTTATGTACCTAATCTTTGATGAAGATATGAAAAACTTCCCTGAAGTCCGCGATGAAATTGAGGACTATATTACAAATATCGATCAATCTGGCGAATGGAAAACACAAGACTTCACATCCATGGGGATGTCAACAAATGAAGTTAGCTATACATTCTACAGTGAAGATTTAGATAAACTTAATGAGTCTGTGAAAAAAGTAGAAGACATTTTAAAAGAAAATGATGGATTAGAAGATGTTACTACAACTGCTGAAGATGCTTATGTAGAATATACATTTAAAGTTAATCAAGATGAATTATTGCAGTATGGGTTAACTGCAGGACAGCTTCTCATGATGCTAAGCCCAGACAATACTAAAGATGTATTAACAACAATCGAAAAAGATGGCGAAGCACTTGATGTTATTGTCCAACAAGAAAAATCAGCACAACCTAAATCAATTGACGAAATGCTAGATATGGAAATTCCAACTGCTCTAGGAAATACGATGCCACTTTCTGAACTAGTAGAAGTTGAAGAAGGAACAACTTTAAATACTCTTTCTCGTAGTAAGGGTGAGTATTATGCAACAGTATCAGGAAAAATTCTCGGTGATGATGTTTCCAAAGTAACGAACGAAGTCGATAAGGAAATTGATAAAATTGACTTACCAAAAGGAGTTACAATGGGAGTTGCTGGTGTAGCAGCAGATATGAATGAAACATTTACACAATTAGGTGTTGCCATGATTGCTGCTGTTGCTATAGTATACTTTATTCTTGTTGTAACATTCCGTGAAGGGGTTGCTCCATTCTCGATCCTGTTCAGTTTACCGTTTGCTGTGATTGGTTCCTTTGTCGGATTATATCTTTCAGGTCAAACGATATCCGTTTCGGTTATGATGGGATTACTCATGTTAATTGGTATCGTTGTTACGAACGCAATTGTATTAGTAGACCGAATCATCCATATGGAACGCGATGGAATGAATATGCGCGACGCCATTCTTGAAGCTGGATCAACACGTCTTCGCCCAATTCTAATGACAGCTATTGCAACAATCGGAGCATTAGTTCCATTAGCAGTTGGTTCTGGCGGTAGCGGATTAATCTCTAAAGACCTAGGTATTACGGTTATTGGCGGTTTAATCAGTTCTACTCTATTAACACTTGTTATTGTCCCAATTGTTTACGAAGTTCTTTCTAAAGTATTTAAGAAAAATCGTAAAGATATTGACGAAAGCTAA